Proteins from a genomic interval of Quercus robur chromosome 9, dhQueRobu3.1, whole genome shotgun sequence:
- the LOC126700854 gene encoding uncharacterized protein LOC126700854, which produces MADVLANLATMLALLEGPLAKSSGRHLYILAVADYFSKWAKAVPLKEVKKENVVNFIQTQLIYGYGVPRYIITDNGKPFYNSLVAQLCKKFEFEQYKSSMYNVPANGLVKAFNKTLCNLLKKVVEHSKRDWHKRTGEALWVYQTTYRTPTQATSYSLVYGVEAILHLERQILSLGIAIQEGLTNEANARLRFEELEALDEKRLEAQQRLEFY; this is translated from the exons ATGGCAGATGTTCTTGCCAACCTAGCCACCATGTTGGCTTTGTTGGAGG GACCATTGGCTAAGTCGTCGGGTAGGCATCTATACATACTAGCTGTGGCTGACTATTTTTCTAAATGGGCTAAAGCTGTACCTCTCAAGGAagttaaaaaggaaaatgtggTGAACTTCATCCAAACCCAATTGATCTATGGGTATGGTGTCCCTCGCTATATCATCACAGATAACGGTAAGCCATTCTACAATAGTTTGGTGGCCCAACTGTGCAAAAAGTTCGAGTTCGAACAGTACAAGTCATCCATGTATAACGTGCCAGCCAATGGTCTTGTTAAGGCTTTCAACAAGACACTTTGCAATTTGTTGAAAAAGGTAGTAGAGCACTCGAAGAGGGATTGGCACAAAAGGACTGGAGAAGCTTTATGGGTATACCAAACAACATACAGGACACCTACGCAAGCCACTTCGTATTCATTAGTATATGGTGTTGAAGCAATCCTGCATTTGGAGCGACAAATTCTGTCACTTGGAATTGCTATCCAAGAAGGGCTTACAAACGAAGCAAATGCCCGTTTAAGATTTGAAGAGTTGGAAGCACTCGATGAAAAGAGATTGGAAGCTCAACAACGTCTTGAATTCTACTAA
- the LOC126700855 gene encoding uncharacterized protein LOC126700855, with protein sequence MRTETVMQPARDTWQPPPQSVFKLNFDAAVFSYLNSSGFGAVICNDKGEVMAAMVTKGSVVLCSEEAELLACRKAIEFAVDAGFSEFVIEGDNSSAMSTISTMQLDQSLMGNVIRDIQHLIRNLHWVRIDCIRRGGNWVAYVLAQFARNISEDRYWMEDVPPIPREAVYRDANFVN encoded by the coding sequence ATGAGAACTGAAACAGTGATGCAGCCAGCTCGTGATACCTGGCAGCCTCCTCCGCAGTCCGTTTTCAAACTTAATTTTGATGCAGCAGTATTTTCCTACCTCAATAGTTCTGGTTTTGGTGCTGTTATTTGCAATGACAAAGGGGAGGTTATGGCAGCCATGGTAACCAAGGGTTCGGTAGTGCTGTGCAGTGAGGAAGCGGAACTTCTTGCATGTAGGAAGGCGATTGAGTTTGCGGTGGATGCGGGATTCTCAGAATTTGTTATTGAAGGAGATAACAGCTCGGCCATGTCAACTATTTCGACGATGCAGCTTGATCAGTCACTGATGGGGAATGTGATTAGGGACATTCAACATTTGATTCGGAATTTGCATTGGGTAAGGATTGATTGTATTAGGAGAGGGGGGAACTGGGTTGCTTATGTATTAGCTCAATTTGCTAGAAATATTTCTGAGGATAGGTattggatggaagatgttcctCCAATACCTAGAGAAGCTGTGTACCGAGATgctaattttgttaattaa